DNA from Longimicrobium sp.:
TCGAGCGCCAGGAGTGGGAAGTCTATCAAGCCCTGTCGGGAGAGGACGGGGTCCGCACCTTCGAGGCGCAGCGCCCGGACCTCGTCGTTCTCGACGTGAACCTTCCCGGGCTTTCCGGCCTGCAGACGCTGGAGATTCTCGTGGCCCGCGGCGCCACCGTCATGATGCTCACCGGCCAGGCCGAGGTGAACACGGCGGTCGAGGCCATGCAGCTGGGCGCCGAAAGCTTCCTCACCAAGCCCGTCGACTTCGCCCACCTGCAGACCGCGGCCGAGCGCGCGGTGGAAAAGGTGGAGCTGCGCCGCGCCAACGAGACGCTGGCCGAGCGGATGGAGGAGCGCAGCCGGCAGGGCGTCCTGGGCGCCAGCGCGCGGATGCAGGAGCTCGCCCGCCAGGTCGACCTCGTGGCCGCCAGCGCGCACACCTCCGTCCTCCTCCTGGGCGACAGCGGCACGGGGAAGAGCTTCGTCGCGCAGATGCTGCACGCGCGCAGCCCCCGCGCACGGGGACCGTTCGTGGAGATCAACTGCGCGGGGCTGTCGGCTACCTTCCTCGACTCCGAGCTCTTCGGCCACGAGAAGGGCGCGTTCACCGACGCCAAGGAGATGAAGCGGGGGATGTTCGAGGTGGCCGACCACGGCACCATCTTCCTGGACGAGATCGGCGACCTGGCGCCCGAGCTGCAGCCCAAGCTGCTCAAGGTGCTGGAGACGCGCGCCTTCCGCCGGCTGGGGGGGACGCGGGAGATCGAGGTGGACGTGCGCCTGATCGCGGCGACGAACCACGACCTGCAGGCGTCGGTGAAGGCGGGGAAGTTCCGCGAGGACCTCTTCTACCGCCTCTCCGTCTTCCCGCTCACCATTCCCCCGCTCCGCGAGCGCTCGCGCGAGGACGTGCTGGAGCTGATCCACGCCTCGCTCCGCGATCTCCATCGCCGCCATCCCGACAGTCCCGGGCAGCTGACCGCGAAGGCGCTCGACCACCTCGTGGCCTACGGCTGGCCGGGAAACGTGCGCGAGCTGCGCAACGCGCTCGAGCGCGCGCTGGTGCTGGCGCGCGGCGCCGACCGCATCGGCCCCGAGCACCTTCCCGAGCAGCTGCGCGCGCCGGGCGCGCCCAGGGCGCAGCGGCAGGACTGGGAGGTGCTGACGCTGGAGGAGGTGGAGCGGCGCCACATCGAGCGCACGCTGCACCTCACCGGCGGCAACCGCACGCTGGCGGCCGAGAAGCTGGCGATCAG
Protein-coding regions in this window:
- a CDS encoding sigma-54 dependent transcriptional regulator, whose product is MPRSVLLVDDEPAVVRVISRFFERQEWEVYQALSGEDGVRTFEAQRPDLVVLDVNLPGLSGLQTLEILVARGATVMMLTGQAEVNTAVEAMQLGAESFLTKPVDFAHLQTAAERAVEKVELRRANETLAERMEERSRQGVLGASARMQELARQVDLVAASAHTSVLLLGDSGTGKSFVAQMLHARSPRARGPFVEINCAGLSATFLDSELFGHEKGAFTDAKEMKRGMFEVADHGTIFLDEIGDLAPELQPKLLKVLETRAFRRLGGTREIEVDVRLIAATNHDLQASVKAGKFREDLFYRLSVFPLTIPPLRERSREDVLELIHASLRDLHRRHPDSPGQLTAKALDHLVAYGWPGNVRELRNALERALVLARGADRIGPEHLPEQLRAPGAPRAQRQDWEVLTLEEVERRHIERTLHLTGGNRTLAAEKLAISRATLHAKIKEYGLQEVGRQG